The sequence CTCCCATAAATACTTCTTTTATCGTATGTCTTTTTAAAATAATTCTGGTAAGACCTACCAGGCTGGCGATTCCCAGCCATATAATACCCATTTTCCAGTCTAAAGTAAAAAATAATGCAGCTACAAACACATTAAATGCAGTATGCATTGAACTTTTAATAAAAAAATTACTAATCTGAAGGGCAAAAAGCAGGATTAAAATAAAAAGGGTGACCAGATCAATATATCCATTTTTGATATAATTAAAAACAAGGTAAATAATAATACAAGCCGCAATAAATACATAGAGTGTCTTTCTCTGTATCCGGTTGGAAACATCCATATTAGTGTACCTTCCTGTTTTTACATTCCATATTAGCCATATAATGACTGGAACAATAATCATTAATAGTATGGGTAGAAAATAAAGTAGGGATTCCTTAAATGTATACTCCCTGATGCTCATATACACAAAAAAGATAATCAGAGAAACCAGCGGGTTGAAGAAATCAGAGATAACCTTTGATATTTTGTAGAGAAGCGAAGATTCTTTTTCTTCCATATTTAAGTTTAAAAATCAAATATAAGATTATAAGCCCAAAAAACAAATGACGGTTGGTTGATTCTATAGATAGATTGCAAGATGTTGAAAATAGTGGTAAGCGTTAATGATCTTTAAGATATGAGATGTTTCTTTTGTTTCTTTTTGAAAATATTTAACTTTAATAACTTTTGTTTTTAAAGAAGAAAAGAATAATTATCATTGAATATTTTTGAAATCGTAAAGATAAGAAAGGCTTAATGACAGTTAATAAGCTAACATTAATATCTATATATGAAACAATTACTTGTATTTTTTCTGCTTCTTTCAGGGAGTCTGACCTTTGGACAAAATTATTCTTCAAAAGAATTTTCTTCCACAAAAACTCCTGTTCATCAATTGAGAATCTATGAAATTCCGAAGGAGAATAAGCAAGTTTTTTTAGATCGGTTTAGAGACCACGCCTTGAGAATCATGAAAAAATATGGATTCAATATCGTATCCATTTGGGAGTCTGAATTTGAAGGAAAAACAGAATTTGTTTACCTGCTTGAATGGACGGATGAAAATACTATGAAAATGGCATGGCAGGCTTTTATGGCAGATAAAGAATGGAAAGATATTAAGATGCAGACTGCAAAGCTTCATGGTGATTTTGTCAATAATATTGAAGACAGAACCTTGAAAATTACAGAATTTTCACCGGAAAAGAGGCTCTTGAAATAACCAAAAGAGATATTAACAATAATTAAAGATGAAAGAATTGGGAGAACAAAATGTGATTTTTTTTTGATCTCAGTTTTATCTTTTATTTCAGGGAAACTATACTGGCAGGCTGATTTCTTATATATTTTAATAAGAAAATAACATCCGGAATGCTGTTTTAAAAATGTTTCTTAGGGTCGAAAATTAAGAATAATCCATTCCGCCTGCAAGTAGATTTTAGAGAAAAAACGAAAAGTTACTTATGCATACAATAAAAACAAAGTTTTTTTCATAATTTTGCTCAACTATTTCATCATAAAAAAGCAAGAGCTAACACATGAAAGAATTTTCTAAAGAGGTATACCTGAAGTGGTATGAAGATATGACAATGTGGAGAAGGTTTGAAGACAAATGCCGTTCTCTTTACCTAAAACAAAAGATCAGAGGATTTTTACATTTGTATAATGGCCAGGAAGCAATTCCTGCCGGATTTACACATGCAATGGATCTTACAAAAGATAGTATGATTACTGCTTACAGATGTCACATCCATCCAATGGCGATGGGAGTAGATCCTAAGAGAATCATGGCTGAACTTTGTGGTAAAGCTACAGGTACATCCGGAGGTATGGGTGGATCTATGCACATTTTCAGTAAAGAGCACCGTTTCTACGGAGGACATGGTATTGTTGGAGGACAAATTCCTTTGGGAGCAGGTATTGCTTTTGCAGATAAATATTTCGACAGAAAAGCGGTGAATATCTGTTTCTTCGGAGATGGTGCTGCAAGACAAGGGTCATTACATGAAACATTCAACATGGCTATGAACTGGAAACTTCCTGTAGTATTTGTTGTTGAAAACAACCAATATGCAATGGGAACTTCTGTAAAAAGAACAGCGAATCACGAAGATATCTATAAATTAGGATTAGGATATGAAATGCCTTGTCTTGCAGTAGATGCCATGGATCCTGTAAAAGTAGCCGAAGCAGCCTACGAAGCTATTGAAAGAGCTAGAAGAGGAGATGGACCGACATTTATTGAAGCAAGAACTTACCGTTACAGAGGTCACTCTATGTCTGATGCTGAGCCTTACAGATCTAAAGAAGAAGTAGCTATTCATAAGAATGATGACCCAATTGAATTGGTAAAACACAGAATTCTTGAAAACGGATGGGCTACAGAAGCTGAATTGGAAGCTATGGATAACAAGTCAAGAGACTTTGTTGAAGAGTGCATCGAATTTATGGAGAACTCTCCATATCCAGACGCTGAGAAAATTTATGAGTATGTGTATGCTCAGGAAAATTATCCATTCTTAGACAAATTAGAAAACTAAAAGATAATGAGTTAATTTGACAATTTGAAAACTTGAGAATGAGATGATATTACATCCTTTTTTAATTTTCAGATTTTCAGATTGCTAAATTTTCAAATTAAAATAAATTATGGCAGAAGTAATTACGATGCCCCGCCTTTCCGACACTATGACGGAAGGTAAAGTGGCGAAATGGCATAAAAAAGTAGGCGATAAAGTAAAGGAAGGAGATATTTTAGCTGAAATTGAAACTGACAAAGCAGTTCAGGATTTCGAATCTGAAATAGAAGGTACCCTTTTATACGTTGGTGTAGAAGAAGGTGCTGCAGCTGCTGTAGACTCTGTTCTGGCAATTATCGGTAATGAAGGAGAAGATATTTCGGGATTAACAGGTGGAGCGGCTGCTCCCAGTGCAGGTTCTGAAGAAAAAAAATCAGAAGAACAGCCTAAAGCAGAAACTGTGGAAACTGCTTCAGCAGAAGTTCCGGCAGGAGTAGAAGTGATTACAATGCCAAGACTTTCTGATACAATGACAGAAGGTAAGGTTGCTAAATGGCACAAAAATGTTGGTGATACAGTAAAAGAAGGTGATCTTCTTGCTGAAATTGAAACAGATAAAGCGGTACAGGATTTCGAATCTGAATTCAATGGAGTACTATTGAAGCAAGGTGTAGAAGAAGGTGGTGCTTCTCCGGTTGATACTGTATTAGCTATTATTGGCCCTGCAGGAACTGATATTTCATCTGTAGGAGCTCCTAAAGCTGCTGCTTCGGCGTCAGAAAAACCAGCTGAACAAAAAGCAGAAGCTAAGGCTGAAGAAAAAGCTGCTCCGGCTGCTAACACTTCATCTTCTGACAGAGTGGCAATTTCTCCATTAGCTAAGAAAATGGCTCAGGATAAAGGAGTTGACATCAATAGTGTTCAAGGTTCAGGTGAAAACGGAAGAATCGTTAAAAAAGATATTGAAAACTATCAGCCAGCTGCAAAATCAGCGGCTTCAGCTCCGGCTGCAAGTGCTGCTGCGCAGGTTGCTGTAAACTTCGTTCAGGGAGAAGATACAGAGACTCCAAACTCACAGGTAAGAAATATTATCGCAAAACGTCTTTCTGAAAGTAAGTTCTCTGCTCCTCACTATTACCTGATGGTTGAAATCAACATGGATAAAGCCATTGAAGCTAGAAAAGAGATCAATTCTATTCCGGATACGAAGATTTCATTCAACGATATGATTATTAAAGCAACTGCGATTGCTCTAAGAAAACATCCTCAGGTAAATTCAAGCTGGGCAGGTGATAAGATCATCCACAGAGGAAATATTAACGTTGGAGTGGCAGTAGCTATTCCTGACGGATTGGTAGTTCCTGTATTGAAGAATACGGATCAAATGTCTTACACTCAGATTTCTGCAGCTGTAAAAGATATGGCTTCAAGAGCTAAGAATAAAGGTCTTAAGGCAAATGAAATGGAAGGATCTACATTCTCTATTTCTAATCTTGGAATGTTTGGAATCGAGACATTTACAAGTATCATCAATCAACCCAACTCTGCCATCCTTTCAGTAGGAGCAATCATCGAGAAGCCAATCGTTAAGAATGGTCAGATTGTAGTAGGAAACACTATGAAACTTTCATTGGCATGTGACCACAGAGTTGTAGACGGTGCTACAGGTGCTCAATTCTTACAAACACTAAGAACTTATTTAGAAAATCCATTAACTTTGTTACTGTAATTTTTCTAAAAGATATATACTAAAACCTCCCAACCGGGAGGTTTTTTATTTTTGGAGAGCTAAGGAAAAAACCTAAATATAGATGTGAGTAACATCGTTGTATTCCAATTCTCTTCATAAGAAAATATTATATTTATGAAATAATTTTCCGGAATCTATAAAAATAAAAAATGATGAATAAGATAGGTGTTGTTTGTGTTATAATTGCGCTTGCTATATTAGGTGTATTCTTTTTGGCAAGTGATTCTGAATATGTTTTAGAATCGGAGCCCAGAGAAAATACTATTTTTTCAGAAAATAATGTTTTTAGTTTAAGCCCGAGTTTGAGAAGTGAAGACGGTGATATTTATTACACGATTAATACATTTCTATTTGCTGACAGTAAGAAAGAGAATGGGCCTGTTGTTGTTATTGATAAAATTAAAGTAACTCTTCGTTCAGATGGAAAAGAAATTCCTGTGGATGTAGAGAACTTACAGAGTAGCAAAGGTATTCTCTTTAAACAATCTTCCAATGAAATAATTCATCATAGCGCTGCTGCGAGATATTTTTATGTCAATTGTGATCATTCAGATTATACTTTAAATCTTAAGCTTACTTATGGATTAGAAGGGAAATCTTATACTATAGATAAAGAATATCGATATAAGAAAATACTACATACTACAGGAAAAAAGTTAATAAGATTATTCTGAATATTCTTGCATTGATTATTGGTTTTTATTAGTAGATGTATTTATTATATTTATAGTTACAATATTGTTTTGTTCTATTTATATTTACTATTTTTGAATCATGATTAAAGCGAGAAATATCCATAAATCTTATGGGAATTTAGAAGTACTGAAAGGAGTTGATATTCACATCAAAGTAGGGGAAGTGGTTTCTATTGTTGGGGAATCTGGTGCAGGAAAATCAACATTGCTGCAGATTTTAGGAACGTTGGATCATCCTACTCAGTCTGGGAAATATGATACTGAAATTGAGATTGCAGGAGAGTCATTTATCAATATGAATGATAAACAGTTATCAAAATTCAGAAATCAAAATATTGGTTTTGTATTTCAATTTCATCAGCTGCTTCCTGAATTTACTGCTTTAGAAAATGTTTTACTTCCTACTAAAATTGCAGGAGCTAATGAAAGGGAATCTCTTGAAAAAGCTTATGCCTTGTTTGAGGACCTTAAAATTGAACAACGACTAAATCATAAACCCAATCAGCTTTCTGGTGGAGAAGCACAAAGGGTAGCCGTTGCAAGGGCTTTAATCAATTCACCTAAAATTATCTTTGCTGATGAACCTACGGGAAACCTGGATTCAAAAAATGCGGATGACCTTCACAGACTGTTTTTTGATCTTAGAGATAAATATAATCAGACTTTTGTGATTGTAACCCATAACCCGAATCTGGCTGAAATTACCGACCGTAAACTTGTTATGAAGGATGGAATGATTATAGAATAGCTTTTTTACACCAATGATGAAACATTTCCTTTTTCTTTTTATACTTTTAGTTTCCTGCTCAAAAGCTGAATCACAGCAGGCAGAGGTGTTGGGAATTCCCCAATCCAGAATTTCAGAGATTAAAAGCTTCATTAAAGATAAAGGCTATAATCAGGATCTGGCAATTTTTATTAACTTTAAAATTCCATCCGGAAAATACCGCTACTTCATTTACGATCTGAAAAATAATAAAATAGTACAAAAAGCTATCGTAGCGCATGGCTCAGGATCTGTAATCTCAGGATCAAATGCTTTGAAATTCAGTAATATTGAAGGTTCTTATCAGTCTTCTCTTGGAAAATATGCCATTGGAGGAAGCTATGTAGGACAATTTGGAAAAGCTTACCGTTTAAAAGGGTTGGATCCAACTAATGATAACGCTATGCAGAGAGCGATTGTTCTTCATTCTTTTAGCAGCGTTCCAGATGTTGAATCTGAAAGAGCAACCTCATTGAGCCTGGGCTGCCCGATGCTTTCAGTTAATGCTTTTAAAGAGACTGCGAAATACATTGACAAGTCGGAGCTGCCTATTATTTTATATGCCTTTTATTAATCTATAATTTATACTTAATTCCATATGTCCTTAAAATTTTTGGCAGAAGACGACAGACCACGGGAGAAGTTCTTACAAAAAGGTAAGAATTCACTTACTGATTCTGAACTCTTAGCCATTATCATGGGAAGTGGGAATAGGGAGGAGAGTGTGTTGGAACTAGCAAGAAAGATTTTAGCCTCTGTAAACAATAGCTGGCATCAGTTAAGTTTGCTTTCCGTTAAAGATCTGATGAAATTCAAAGGAATAGGAGAAGCTAAAGCCATTTCCATTATTACAGCTTTGGAAATTGGGAGAAGAAGAGCGGGACAGGAAATTCCGGAGCGTTCAGTGATCGGAAACAGTCATGACGCGTATTCAATCCTGAAAAATCATTTGTCAGATTTAAGAACTGAAGAGTTTTGGGCTATTTTTCTAAATAACAGCAACAAAGTAATATACACTTCACAGCTAACACAAGGTGGAATCAGCCAATCTATCGTAGATGTCAGGGTGCTATTTAAAACAGCTCTTGAGCATTTTTCAACAGGAGTGATTATTGCTCATAATCATCCTTCAGGCAGCCTTAAGCCAAGCAAAGAAGATATTAACATTACCCAAAAAATAAAAGAAGCTGGAAATGTATTAAGCATTCAGCTTTTAGACCATATTATCATTACACAGAATTCATATTTTAGCTTTTCGGACGCAGGATTATTATGATAAGAAGATTGAAATACCATGAAATTGATTTTGTAAAATATTCTCAATGTTTGGAAAATTCTGAGCAAAGAAAATACTCTGCAACAAAAGACTTTTTAGACATTACAGCTCCCAAACAATGGGAAGTACTTGTATATAATGATTACGAAGCAGTAATGCCAATCCCTTTTGTGAGAAAATATGGAGTGAAAATCGTCCATAATCCAAAACTTTGTCAGCAATTAGGGGTTTTCTCTAACAAGGATAATGTAAATCTGAATGAACAGTTTTTAGATTATCTGGAGAGTCATTATCTGATTAGAGTGTATCCATTTAACGATGGTAATGAACTTCGTACAAAACTCAGAATAAAGAAAAATTTTTTGATTTATCCTGATGTCTATGAAAAAGTTTATGCCCGATATTCTCCTAAGAGAAAGAGAAAACTGAGACTTGATGAAGAAGTTTTGAATCACTCAGAAATAAGGCATATTTCTTATGATGAAGTGAGAGCTTTTATAGAATCCAATATCGTAGGGCTTGGCAAAGAAAGTGATCTGGCTGGTTTTATGGAGATCTATAAAGCCTCTTACCAACTCAAATATTTGAGTTTTCTAGCTTTTTATTATCATGGTGAAATTATCAATGCTATTGCCACTTATTCGGATTGTAATATGGTTGCACTTTTAGGAACTTTTAGTAATAAAGAATATGTAAAACTTTCCGGAGCTTCTGTACTGATTGACCGGATGATTAAAGAGACAATAGAGACTCATGTTTTTGATTTTGAAGGAGGAGATATTCCGAATATTGAAGAATTTTTTAGAGGATTCCGTCCAGAGTTGAAACCTTATGCACTCATAGAATCTTCCAAAAAAGACCTGTTTAAAAAATTAGGATCTTTACTTTTAAAAGGACGGATTTTTTAATGATAAAAAGCATTGTTTAGATTGGTTCTAAGTTAGTATTATTCCGTACCTTTAAAAACACTTATAATAACCGTTATGTTACAGCAAATTCGTCATTATAAATTAGCCTATATGCTTTATAATTTCTTTAAGAAAAGTAAGTTAAAGCATAATATTCCATTATATAAAAAATACGGGGTCAACAAGAGCTATTTTTCAAGTATTTCAAGTAGAGATTTTGCACATCTCCCTCAAAAACAAAGGAGTATTGCTGAACAACAACTTACATCCACTGCTTTTTTTAAAAGTTTATCGGAAGAAAATAAGGATAGTGCCCTTCGTTATGATGATAACGGGTATATGATCCTAAGAAATTTCATTAGTCCTGAAACCGCAGAAAACATCAATATTGAGATTGAAAAGCTAATGAAAAACGGAACATTAAAATTCCATTATGGAGGCAAACTCATGTTTGCGATTCATCATTCCGAAATCATTAGAAATATAGGAAGCGATAAAAATTTGCTGGAGTTTCTGTCTGTTTTGCTTGACGGTAAAGCCAAATTGTTTCAAAGTATCAATTTTATTAACGGAAGCCAGCAGAAAACCCATTCAGATAGTATTCACATGACAACTTTCCCATTGGGAGGACTTTTAGGAGTATGGATTGCTCTGGAAGATGTGGATGAACATAATGGTGCATTACATTATATTCCGGGAAGTCATAAATTACCTTATTTCCTGAATTCTGATTATGATAATGAGGGTACCGCTTTCAAAATAGGGAAGAAAAGCTATAAAGCTTACGAAGAATTTTTGGAAAACAAGGTCAAAGAATTAGGATTGAAAAAAGAAGTTTTCCGTGCGAAAAAAGGAGATATGTTAATTTGGCATGCCAATATTCTGCACGGCGGAGAACCTCATACTGATGAAAACAGAACCCGAAAAAGCCTTGTATATCACTTTTTTGACGAAAACAGTGTATGCTACCATGAAGTTACACAAAGACCTGCATTATTTGAACTGTAATATCAGAAAATATTAGTAATTTTGCAGTCTAAAATTATGACGAGTCTTTCAGGATATTTACCCTATGCATTTGCATTAATTATTGCAATTCCTTTTTTGGTTTTGCTCAGACAATTTGTACACTCGTATATTACTCTTAAAAACCAGGAACTCAAATTACTTACCGTGAAGTCGAATTCGGAGAATAAAGCCCATTCTTATGAGAGAATGACTTTGTTTCTGGATAGAATAAAGCCTTCCAATATAATCCAGCGATTTGATAAGGGATTGGCGGTTCATGAGTTTATTTTCCTTACAGAAAAAGCAATCAATGAAGAGTTTGAATACAATTCCTCCCAACAGCTTTATGTAACGAAAAACTCCTGGAAAAATATTGTGGACTCTAAAAATGCCATTATAGACCTTCTTCATAAAACTTATGACGGTTTGAAAGGGGAGGTGAAACTGGATGAGTTCAAAACCATCTTCATCATGAACTATATGGAAAGCAATGATTACGTTGCTGAAACAATTGAAGATTTAAGAAAAGAAATTTTAATAATAACTTAAAAAATAACAGATAAATAATGATTCCAAATTTTAAAGCACATCCATGGCACGGAATTTCTGCAGGAGAAGATGCGCCAAATGTTGTAAACGTATTTGTGGAAATTGTTCCTTCAGATACTATTAAATATGAAGTAGATAAAGAAACAGGATATTTAAAAGTAGACAGGCCTCAGAAATTCTCTAATATCATCCCGGCTTTATATGGTTTTGTTCCAAGAACATATTGTGATAAAGAAGTGATGAGACTTGCTGTAGAAGCAGGAGCTACTGATGTGACAATGGGAGATCATGACCCACTTGATATTTGTGTTTTAAGTTCTCACAATATCCACGCAGGAGGTTTATTGATGGAAGCTATTCCAATCGGAGGTTTTAAAATGATTGATGGTGGTGAAGCCGATGATAAAATTGTAGCAGTAATGATCAATGACCATGCTTTTGGACACTTCAGAGATATTACTGAGTTGCCAGAAGCGGAAGTAAAAAGATTGATGCACTACTTCCTAACATATAAAAACTTACCGGATGAGCCTGCAAAATGTAGAATTCAAGAGGTTTACGGTGCTGAGCATGCGAGAAAAGTGATTAAAGCTTCTCAAACAGACTACGCAGATAAATTTGGAGGATAAGATTCTCTGATATACATCATATAAAAAGGATAAATAGGAAACTGTTTATCTTTTTTTTTGGAATAAAAATAAAGTTTTCTCTCTAAAAAGACGCTCAGCTTAATACTCTTAAAGTCTTAATTCTTCTTAATGATTTAAAAAATTAAAAAGAGCTTTCAATCCCCATTTTATCAGCTTTTATATTGATTTTCAATCTGTCATATTTTTACAGAAATTGTCATCTTTATCTAAGATTCTTTTGGTTGACAATGATAAGTCCATGATTTTTTTAATGCTTTGATGGTAATTATTTATTATATTTATTTTTCTATTACCAAAAAAATATTAAACTATGGATCTATTTGTGTTAGTGCCAATTTTTGGTGTCGTAGCCTTGGTGTATACATTTCTTCAGAGCAACTGGGTAAGTAAACAGAATGCAGGAAATGAAAAAATGAAAACAATCAGTGGACATATTGCTGATGGTGCCATGGCTTTCTTAAAAGCTGAATATAAAGTCTTAGCCTATTTTGTCGTCGTTGTGGCCATTCTTTTGGCAGTAATGGGATCAAGTAATGCCAATTCTCACTGGAGTATAGGGCTTGCTTTTGTGGTGGGGGCTATTTTTTCTGCGACAGCAGGTTTTATTGGAATGAAAATAGCGACCAAAGCCAATGTAAGAACTGCAGAAGCAGCAAGAACTTCCTTATCTAAAGCTCTTAAAGTTTCTTTTACAGGAGGTTCTGTAATGGGAATGGGGGTGGCAGGACTTGCCGTGTTAGGATTGGGAGCTTTATTTTTAATTATTAAACAGATTTTTGCACCGGAAGCCACAGTAGATTCCCACGAAATGGAAACCACTATAGAAATTCTTACAGGATTTTCCCTTGGTGCCGAATCTATTGCTCTTTTTGCAAGAGTAGGTGGTGGTATTTATACAAAAGCGGCAGATGTTGGAGCTGACCTGGTAGGAAAAGTGGAAGCCGGAATTCCGGAGGATGATCCAAGGAATCCGGCAACTATTGCAGACAATGTGGGAGATAATGTGGGAGATGTTGCAGGAATGGGTGCCGACCTTTTTGGATCTTATGTAGCTACTGTATTGGCAACAATGGTCTTGGGAAGAGAAACCATTTCTGATGACTCATTCGGAGGTTTTGCACCGATTTTGTTACCAATGTTGA is a genomic window of Chryseobacterium nakagawai containing:
- a CDS encoding phosphatase PAP2 family protein, which gives rise to MEEKESSLLYKISKVISDFFNPLVSLIIFFVYMSIREYTFKESLLYFLPILLMIIVPVIIWLIWNVKTGRYTNMDVSNRIQRKTLYVFIAACIIIYLVFNYIKNGYIDLVTLFILILLFALQISNFFIKSSMHTAFNVFVAALFFTLDWKMGIIWLGIASLVGLTRIILKRHTIKEVFMGAGIAFMVSFIYLYCNIQFQH
- a CDS encoding NIPSNAP family protein produces the protein MKQLLVFFLLLSGSLTFGQNYSSKEFSSTKTPVHQLRIYEIPKENKQVFLDRFRDHALRIMKKYGFNIVSIWESEFEGKTEFVYLLEWTDENTMKMAWQAFMADKEWKDIKMQTAKLHGDFVNNIEDRTLKITEFSPEKRLLK
- the pdhA gene encoding pyruvate dehydrogenase (acetyl-transferring) E1 component subunit alpha encodes the protein MKEFSKEVYLKWYEDMTMWRRFEDKCRSLYLKQKIRGFLHLYNGQEAIPAGFTHAMDLTKDSMITAYRCHIHPMAMGVDPKRIMAELCGKATGTSGGMGGSMHIFSKEHRFYGGHGIVGGQIPLGAGIAFADKYFDRKAVNICFFGDGAARQGSLHETFNMAMNWKLPVVFVVENNQYAMGTSVKRTANHEDIYKLGLGYEMPCLAVDAMDPVKVAEAAYEAIERARRGDGPTFIEARTYRYRGHSMSDAEPYRSKEEVAIHKNDDPIELVKHRILENGWATEAELEAMDNKSRDFVEECIEFMENSPYPDAEKIYEYVYAQENYPFLDKLEN
- a CDS encoding pyruvate dehydrogenase complex dihydrolipoamide acetyltransferase yields the protein MAEVITMPRLSDTMTEGKVAKWHKKVGDKVKEGDILAEIETDKAVQDFESEIEGTLLYVGVEEGAAAAVDSVLAIIGNEGEDISGLTGGAAAPSAGSEEKKSEEQPKAETVETASAEVPAGVEVITMPRLSDTMTEGKVAKWHKNVGDTVKEGDLLAEIETDKAVQDFESEFNGVLLKQGVEEGGASPVDTVLAIIGPAGTDISSVGAPKAAASASEKPAEQKAEAKAEEKAAPAANTSSSDRVAISPLAKKMAQDKGVDINSVQGSGENGRIVKKDIENYQPAAKSAASAPAASAAAQVAVNFVQGEDTETPNSQVRNIIAKRLSESKFSAPHYYLMVEINMDKAIEARKEINSIPDTKISFNDMIIKATAIALRKHPQVNSSWAGDKIIHRGNINVGVAVAIPDGLVVPVLKNTDQMSYTQISAAVKDMASRAKNKGLKANEMEGSTFSISNLGMFGIETFTSIINQPNSAILSVGAIIEKPIVKNGQIVVGNTMKLSLACDHRVVDGATGAQFLQTLRTYLENPLTLLL
- a CDS encoding ABC transporter ATP-binding protein — encoded protein: MIKARNIHKSYGNLEVLKGVDIHIKVGEVVSIVGESGAGKSTLLQILGTLDHPTQSGKYDTEIEIAGESFINMNDKQLSKFRNQNIGFVFQFHQLLPEFTALENVLLPTKIAGANERESLEKAYALFEDLKIEQRLNHKPNQLSGGEAQRVAVARALINSPKIIFADEPTGNLDSKNADDLHRLFFDLRDKYNQTFVIVTHNPNLAEITDRKLVMKDGMIIE
- a CDS encoding murein L,D-transpeptidase catalytic domain-containing protein, with protein sequence MMKHFLFLFILLVSCSKAESQQAEVLGIPQSRISEIKSFIKDKGYNQDLAIFINFKIPSGKYRYFIYDLKNNKIVQKAIVAHGSGSVISGSNALKFSNIEGSYQSSLGKYAIGGSYVGQFGKAYRLKGLDPTNDNAMQRAIVLHSFSSVPDVESERATSLSLGCPMLSVNAFKETAKYIDKSELPIILYAFY
- the radC gene encoding RadC family protein produces the protein MSLKFLAEDDRPREKFLQKGKNSLTDSELLAIIMGSGNREESVLELARKILASVNNSWHQLSLLSVKDLMKFKGIGEAKAISIITALEIGRRRAGQEIPERSVIGNSHDAYSILKNHLSDLRTEEFWAIFLNNSNKVIYTSQLTQGGISQSIVDVRVLFKTALEHFSTGVIIAHNHPSGSLKPSKEDINITQKIKEAGNVLSIQLLDHIIITQNSYFSFSDAGLL
- a CDS encoding phytanoyl-CoA dioxygenase family protein; the encoded protein is MLQQIRHYKLAYMLYNFFKKSKLKHNIPLYKKYGVNKSYFSSISSRDFAHLPQKQRSIAEQQLTSTAFFKSLSEENKDSALRYDDNGYMILRNFISPETAENINIEIEKLMKNGTLKFHYGGKLMFAIHHSEIIRNIGSDKNLLEFLSVLLDGKAKLFQSINFINGSQQKTHSDSIHMTTFPLGGLLGVWIALEDVDEHNGALHYIPGSHKLPYFLNSDYDNEGTAFKIGKKSYKAYEEFLENKVKELGLKKEVFRAKKGDMLIWHANILHGGEPHTDENRTRKSLVYHFFDENSVCYHEVTQRPALFEL
- a CDS encoding DUF7935 family protein, producing MTSLSGYLPYAFALIIAIPFLVLLRQFVHSYITLKNQELKLLTVKSNSENKAHSYERMTLFLDRIKPSNIIQRFDKGLAVHEFIFLTEKAINEEFEYNSSQQLYVTKNSWKNIVDSKNAIIDLLHKTYDGLKGEVKLDEFKTIFIMNYMESNDYVAETIEDLRKEILIIT
- a CDS encoding inorganic pyrophosphatase, with amino-acid sequence MIPNFKAHPWHGISAGEDAPNVVNVFVEIVPSDTIKYEVDKETGYLKVDRPQKFSNIIPALYGFVPRTYCDKEVMRLAVEAGATDVTMGDHDPLDICVLSSHNIHAGGLLMEAIPIGGFKMIDGGEADDKIVAVMINDHAFGHFRDITELPEAEVKRLMHYFLTYKNLPDEPAKCRIQEVYGAEHARKVIKASQTDYADKFGG